Proteins encoded by one window of Glycine soja cultivar W05 chromosome 15, ASM419377v2, whole genome shotgun sequence:
- the LOC114387056 gene encoding DNA replication licensing factor MCM6-like isoform X1, producing MEAYGGFMVDEKAVRVENAFLDFLKSFKSSSQRNELYYEAEIELMKSNESNSMFIDFDHVIRFSDLLQQTISDEYLRFEPYLKNACKRFVMDLKPSLVSDDSPDKDINIAFYNMPIVKRLRELGTSEIGRLVSVTGVVTRTSEVRPELLHGTFKCLECGGVIKNVEQQFKYTEPTICANATCSNRTRWVLLRQESKFADWQRVRMQETSKEIPAGSLPRSLDIILRHEIVEHARAGDTVIFTGTVVVIPDIMALASPGERSECRRDASQRKGSTAGNEGVSGLKALGVRDLNYRLAFIANSAQICDGRREIDIRNRKKDADEDNQQFTDQELEEIKRMRSTPDFFTKLVESIAPTVFGHPDIKRAILLMLLGGVHKFTHEGINLRGDINVCVVGDPSCAKSQFLKYTSGIVPRSVYTSGKSSSAAGLTATVAKEPETGEFCIEAGALMLADNGICCIDEFDKMDIRDQVAIHEAMEQQTISITKAGIQATLNARTSILAAANPAGGRYDKSKPLKYNVALPPAILSRFDLVYVMIDDPDDQTDYHIAHHIVRVHQKREGALAPAFTTAELKRYIAYAKTLKPKLSPDARKLLVDSYVALRRGDTNPGSRVAYRMTVRQLEALIRLSEAIARCHLDNEVQPRHVRLAVKLLKTSIISVESSEIDLSEFQEQNHNDGAGGGNENDNNRDANYQEGNDTAQQAAGNGNDQVGNDAAQQATGNNGNPADGSKPQVRKLIMSDEYYQRVTSALIMRLRQHEEAVVQGDGLSGMRQKDLIQWYVDQQNERNNYSSMDEVQAEISKIKAIIESLIRREGHLIVVDNGEAAAAAAEPPGAPRNYRILAVAPNYVID from the exons ATGGAAGCATACGGCGGCTTCATGGTCGACGAGAAAGCCGTTAGGGTTGAGAACGCTTTCCTTGATTTCCTCAAAAG CTTCAAGTCTAGTAGCCAGCGGAACGAACTTTATTACGAAGCGGAGATCGAATTGATGAAGAGCAATGAATCCAACAGCATGTTCATCGATTTCGACCACGTCATCAGATTCAGCGACCTCCTCCAGCAAACCATCTCCGATGAATACTTGAG ATTTGAACCTTATTTGAAGAACGCTTGCAAGCGGTTTGTTATGGATCTCAAGCCATCACTTGTGTCCGACGATAGCCctgacaaggacatcaatattgcCTTCTATAACATGCCCATTGTTAAAAG GTTAAGGGAATTGGGTACATCAGAGATCGGAAGGCTTGTGTCTGTGACAGGAGTGGTGACAAGGACGAGTGAGGTTCGACCTGAACTTCTCCATGGGACTTTCAAGTGCCTGGAATGCGGTGGTGTTATAAAGAATGTTGAACAGCAATTCAAGTATACTGAG CCAACAATCTGCGCAAATGCGACCTGTAGCAATCGAACAAGGTGGGTACTGCTGCGCCAAGAGAGCAAATTTGCTGATTGGCAGAGGGTCAGAATGCAGGAGACGTCCAAAGAGATACCTGCAGGCTCTCTTCCTAGGTCATTGGACATTATTCTTCGTCATGAGATTGTGGAACATGCCAGAGCTGGTGACAC GGTGATTTTCACTGGTACTGTAGTTGTTATACCTGACATAATGGCATTGGCATCTCCGGGAGAGAGATCAGAGTGCCGCCGTGATGCTTCTCAACGCAAGGGTTCTACAGCTGGAAATGAAGGTGTGAGTGGTCTTAAGGCTCTAGGAGTCAGAGACCTCAACTATCGTCTAGCTTTTATTGCCAACTCTGCTCAG ATTTGTGATGGTAGAAGAGAAATAGACATCAGGAATAGAAAGAAGGATGCTGATGAAGACAATCAACAGTTTACT GATCAGGAACTGGAAGAAATTAAACGGATGAGGAGCACACCAGATTTTTTCACCAAACTTGTTGAAAGCATTGCTCCAACTGTTTTTGGTCATCCAGATATAAAGAGAGCTATCCTTCTTATGCTTTTGGGTGGTGTGCACAAATTTACTCATGAAGGCATCAACCTCAGAGGAGACATAAACGTTTGTGTTGTTGGAGATCCCAGCTGTGCAAAATCTCAATTTCTTAA GTATACTTCAGGCATAGTTCCAAGATCTGTGTATACATCTGGAAAATCATCATCTGCTGCTGGCTTGACTGCAACCGTTGCCAAGGAACCAGAAACTGGGGAGTTTTGTATTGAG GCTGGTGCTTTGATGCTTGCAGACAATGGCATTTGCTGCATTGATGAATTTGACAAGATGGACATCAGAGATCAG GTTGCAATTCATGAGGCAATGGAACAGCAGACTATTAGTATCACAAAAGCAGGAATACAAGCAACACTTAATGCTCGTACTTCCATTCTTGCTGCTGCCAATCCTGCTGGGGGACGCTATGATAAATCTAAACCACTTAAG taCAATGTGGCCCTTCCACCAGCTATACTTTCAAGGTTTGATCTCGTATATGTTATGATTGACGACCCAGACGATCAGACAGACTACCACATAGCTCATCATATTGTGAGAGTTCATCAAAAGCGTGAAGGTGCTCTTGCTCCAGCATTCACTACAGCAGAACTGAAGCGTTATATAGCTTATGCAAAAACTCTTAAACCAAAG CTCTCGCCCGATGCCAGAAAACTATTGGTAGACTCTTATGTTGCTCTCCGTAGAGGTGATACAAATCCTGGGAGTAGGGTTGCATACCGTATGACAGTTAGGCAGTTGGAGGCATTAATCAGACTGTCAGAGGCCATTGCACGGTGTCATTTGGACAATGAG GTACAACCTCGTCATGTTCGTCTAGCAGTAAAACTGCTGAAAACTTCCATAATAAG TGTGGAATCCAGTGAGATTGATCTGTCTGagtttcaagaacaaaaccacaaTGATGGTGCAGGTGGTGGCaatgaaaatgataataatagagATGCTAATTATCAAGAGGGGAATGATACAGCGCAGCAAGCTGCCGGAAATGGTAATGATCAAGTGGGAAACGATGCAGCTCAGCAAGCCACTGGAAATAATG GAAATCCAGCAGATGGATCTAAACCCCAAGTGAGAAAACTCATTATGAGTGATGAATATTATCAGAGAGTTACCAGCGCCCTTATTATGCGTCTAAGACAGCATGAAGAGGCTGTTGTGCAAG GAGACGGTTTGTCTGGGATGAGGCAAAAAGATTTGATTCAATGGTACGTAGACCAACAAAATGAGAGAAACAACTACAGTTCGATGGATGAGGTGCAAGCTGAAATTTCCAAAATTAAAGCTATTATAGAG AGCTTAATTCGGAGAGAGGGCCATTTGATAGTTGTAGATAATGGGGAAGCCGCGGCAGCAGCAGCAGAACCCCCAGGCGCACCAAGAAATTACCGAATTTTAGCCGTGGCTCCTAATTATGTCATTGATTGA
- the LOC114387056 gene encoding DNA replication licensing factor MCM6-like isoform X2, translating to MEAYGGFMVDEKAVRVENAFLDFLKSFKSSSQRNELYYEAEIELMKSNESNSMFIDFDHVIRFSDLLQQTISDEYLRFEPYLKNACKRFVMDLKPSLVSDDSPDKDINIAFYNMPIVKRLRELGTSEIGRLVSVTGVVTRTSEVRPELLHGTFKCLECGGVIKNVEQQFKYTEPTICANATCSNRTRWVLLRQESKFADWQRVRMQETSKEIPAGSLPRSLDIILRHEIVEHARAGDTVIFTGTVVVIPDIMALASPGERSECRRDASQRKGSTAGNEGVSGLKALGVRDLNYRLAFIANSAQICDGRREIDIRNRKKDADEDNQQFTDQELEEIKRMRSTPDFFTKLVESIAPTVFGHPDIKRAILLMLLGGVHKFTHEGINLRGDINVCVVGDPSCAKSQFLKYTSGIVPRSVYTSGKSSSAAGLTATVAKEPETGEFCIEAGALMLADNGICCIDEFDKMDIRDQVAIHEAMEQQTISITKAGIQATLNARTSILAAANPAGGRYDKSKPLKYNVALPPAILSRFDLVYVMIDDPDDQTDYHIAHHIVRVHQKREGALAPAFTTAELKRYIAYAKTLKPKLSPDARKLLVDSYVALRRGDTNPGSRVAYRMTVRQLEALIRLSEAIARCHLDNEVQPRHVRLAVKLLKTSIISVESSEIDLSEFQEQNHNDGAGGGNENDNNRDANYQEGNDTAQQAAGNGNDQVGNDAAQQATGNNDGSKPQVRKLIMSDEYYQRVTSALIMRLRQHEEAVVQGDGLSGMRQKDLIQWYVDQQNERNNYSSMDEVQAEISKIKAIIESLIRREGHLIVVDNGEAAAAAAEPPGAPRNYRILAVAPNYVID from the exons ATGGAAGCATACGGCGGCTTCATGGTCGACGAGAAAGCCGTTAGGGTTGAGAACGCTTTCCTTGATTTCCTCAAAAG CTTCAAGTCTAGTAGCCAGCGGAACGAACTTTATTACGAAGCGGAGATCGAATTGATGAAGAGCAATGAATCCAACAGCATGTTCATCGATTTCGACCACGTCATCAGATTCAGCGACCTCCTCCAGCAAACCATCTCCGATGAATACTTGAG ATTTGAACCTTATTTGAAGAACGCTTGCAAGCGGTTTGTTATGGATCTCAAGCCATCACTTGTGTCCGACGATAGCCctgacaaggacatcaatattgcCTTCTATAACATGCCCATTGTTAAAAG GTTAAGGGAATTGGGTACATCAGAGATCGGAAGGCTTGTGTCTGTGACAGGAGTGGTGACAAGGACGAGTGAGGTTCGACCTGAACTTCTCCATGGGACTTTCAAGTGCCTGGAATGCGGTGGTGTTATAAAGAATGTTGAACAGCAATTCAAGTATACTGAG CCAACAATCTGCGCAAATGCGACCTGTAGCAATCGAACAAGGTGGGTACTGCTGCGCCAAGAGAGCAAATTTGCTGATTGGCAGAGGGTCAGAATGCAGGAGACGTCCAAAGAGATACCTGCAGGCTCTCTTCCTAGGTCATTGGACATTATTCTTCGTCATGAGATTGTGGAACATGCCAGAGCTGGTGACAC GGTGATTTTCACTGGTACTGTAGTTGTTATACCTGACATAATGGCATTGGCATCTCCGGGAGAGAGATCAGAGTGCCGCCGTGATGCTTCTCAACGCAAGGGTTCTACAGCTGGAAATGAAGGTGTGAGTGGTCTTAAGGCTCTAGGAGTCAGAGACCTCAACTATCGTCTAGCTTTTATTGCCAACTCTGCTCAG ATTTGTGATGGTAGAAGAGAAATAGACATCAGGAATAGAAAGAAGGATGCTGATGAAGACAATCAACAGTTTACT GATCAGGAACTGGAAGAAATTAAACGGATGAGGAGCACACCAGATTTTTTCACCAAACTTGTTGAAAGCATTGCTCCAACTGTTTTTGGTCATCCAGATATAAAGAGAGCTATCCTTCTTATGCTTTTGGGTGGTGTGCACAAATTTACTCATGAAGGCATCAACCTCAGAGGAGACATAAACGTTTGTGTTGTTGGAGATCCCAGCTGTGCAAAATCTCAATTTCTTAA GTATACTTCAGGCATAGTTCCAAGATCTGTGTATACATCTGGAAAATCATCATCTGCTGCTGGCTTGACTGCAACCGTTGCCAAGGAACCAGAAACTGGGGAGTTTTGTATTGAG GCTGGTGCTTTGATGCTTGCAGACAATGGCATTTGCTGCATTGATGAATTTGACAAGATGGACATCAGAGATCAG GTTGCAATTCATGAGGCAATGGAACAGCAGACTATTAGTATCACAAAAGCAGGAATACAAGCAACACTTAATGCTCGTACTTCCATTCTTGCTGCTGCCAATCCTGCTGGGGGACGCTATGATAAATCTAAACCACTTAAG taCAATGTGGCCCTTCCACCAGCTATACTTTCAAGGTTTGATCTCGTATATGTTATGATTGACGACCCAGACGATCAGACAGACTACCACATAGCTCATCATATTGTGAGAGTTCATCAAAAGCGTGAAGGTGCTCTTGCTCCAGCATTCACTACAGCAGAACTGAAGCGTTATATAGCTTATGCAAAAACTCTTAAACCAAAG CTCTCGCCCGATGCCAGAAAACTATTGGTAGACTCTTATGTTGCTCTCCGTAGAGGTGATACAAATCCTGGGAGTAGGGTTGCATACCGTATGACAGTTAGGCAGTTGGAGGCATTAATCAGACTGTCAGAGGCCATTGCACGGTGTCATTTGGACAATGAG GTACAACCTCGTCATGTTCGTCTAGCAGTAAAACTGCTGAAAACTTCCATAATAAG TGTGGAATCCAGTGAGATTGATCTGTCTGagtttcaagaacaaaaccacaaTGATGGTGCAGGTGGTGGCaatgaaaatgataataatagagATGCTAATTATCAAGAGGGGAATGATACAGCGCAGCAAGCTGCCGGAAATGGTAATGATCAAGTGGGAAACGATGCAGCTCAGCAAGCCACTGGAAATAATG ATGGATCTAAACCCCAAGTGAGAAAACTCATTATGAGTGATGAATATTATCAGAGAGTTACCAGCGCCCTTATTATGCGTCTAAGACAGCATGAAGAGGCTGTTGTGCAAG GAGACGGTTTGTCTGGGATGAGGCAAAAAGATTTGATTCAATGGTACGTAGACCAACAAAATGAGAGAAACAACTACAGTTCGATGGATGAGGTGCAAGCTGAAATTTCCAAAATTAAAGCTATTATAGAG AGCTTAATTCGGAGAGAGGGCCATTTGATAGTTGTAGATAATGGGGAAGCCGCGGCAGCAGCAGCAGAACCCCCAGGCGCACCAAGAAATTACCGAATTTTAGCCGTGGCTCCTAATTATGTCATTGATTGA
- the LOC114387461 gene encoding probable purine permease 4 isoform X1, whose amino-acid sequence MSPCIKINTSEIEFFDQLEAGGEALAHADLVSSMDNTTMQVHADQKGSSSTKKRYININMPLFVINYACLFVGSLSSSLLSKYYFTHNGSSRWVSTWVQTAGFPLLMIPICVPYLFKFTKRVPFTDFTPRMLILSISIGVMLGFNNLFFSWGNSYLPVSTSALLLSSQLLFNLLFSVIIVKQEITFSNVNCVILLTLSSILLALDSSHERPQGLTQKNYFIGFFCTIGAGLMFALYLPLMEKIYKKVNCYQMVMEMQVIMEAAATALAIVGMTWDGGFSEMKVESQMVFDKGSRVYWVTVMGNVVTWQLCFMGTAGMVFLTSSLTGGICMTFLLIMNVLGGVVVFRDAFGGIKVVSTFLCILGFCSYICGIYKYNQMGEHKLAPTRNKNSSDDSSTEMIHIVSR is encoded by the coding sequence ATGAGTCCTTGTATTAAGATCAATACAAGTGAAATTGAATTCTTTGATCAATTAGAAGCTGGTGGAGAAGCATTAGCACATGCAGATCTAGTCTCTTCCATGGACAACACAACAATGCAGGTGCATGCAGATCAAAAGGGTAGCAGTAGCACTAAAAAGAGGTACATTAACATCAACATGCCCCTTTTTGTGATTAACTATGCATGTCTCTTTGTGGGTTCACTTTCTTCTAGTTTGCTCTCTAAGTACTATTTCACCCACAATGGTTCAAGTAGATGGGTTTCAACTTGGGTTCAAACCGCAGGATTTCCTCTTTTGATGATCCCAATTTGTGTTCCTTATCTCTTTAAATTCACCAAGAGGGTACCCTTCACTGATTTCACTCCAAGAATGTTGATTCTCTCAATTTCAATCGGTGttatgttaggattcaacaatcTTTTCTTCTCATGGGGAAATTCATACCTTCCCGTTTCAACCTCAGCCCTTTTGCTATCTTCCCAACTACTCTTCAACCTTCTCTTCTCTGTCATCATAGTGAAGCAAGAAATAACCTTTTCAAACGTGAATTGTGTGATCCTTCTCACCCTAAGTTCCATCCTCCTAGCCTTGGACTCTAGCCACGAGAGACCACAAGGGCTCACCCAAAAGAACTACTTCATTGGATTCTTTTGCACCATAGGCGCAGGCTTGATGTTTGCCTTGTACTTGCCACTGATGGAGAAGATTTACAAGAAGGTGAATTGCTACCAAATGGTGATGGAAATGCAAGTGATAATGGAGGCTGCAGCAACAGCATTGGCCATAGTTGGCATGACATGGGATGGTGGATTCTCTGAGATGAAGGTAGAGAGCCAAATGGTGTTTGACAAAGGAAGCAGAGTTTATTGGGTGACAGTGATGGGAAATGTGGTGACATGGCAGCTATGTTTCATGGGAACTGCAGGAATGGTGTTTCTGACATCTTCATTGACTGGGGGCATTTGCATGACATTTTTGTTGATCATGAATGTGTTAGGAGGGGTTGTGGTCTTCAGAGATGCATTTGGTGGAATCAAAGTTGTGTCCACTTTTCTCTGCATTTTGGGGTTCTGTTCTTATATTTGTGGCATCTACAAGTACAATCAAATGGGGGAACACAAATTAGCTCCAACCAGGAACAAGAATAGTAGTGATGATTCATCCACTGAGATGATCCACATTGTGAGTCGTTGA
- the LOC114387461 gene encoding probable purine permease 4 isoform X2: MSPCIKINTSEIEFFDQLEAGGEALAHADLVSSMDNTTMQVHADQKGSSSTKKRWVSTWVQTAGFPLLMIPICVPYLFKFTKRVPFTDFTPRMLILSISIGVMLGFNNLFFSWGNSYLPVSTSALLLSSQLLFNLLFSVIIVKQEITFSNVNCVILLTLSSILLALDSSHERPQGLTQKNYFIGFFCTIGAGLMFALYLPLMEKIYKKVNCYQMVMEMQVIMEAAATALAIVGMTWDGGFSEMKVESQMVFDKGSRVYWVTVMGNVVTWQLCFMGTAGMVFLTSSLTGGICMTFLLIMNVLGGVVVFRDAFGGIKVVSTFLCILGFCSYICGIYKYNQMGEHKLAPTRNKNSSDDSSTEMIHIVSR; this comes from the exons ATGAGTCCTTGTATTAAGATCAATACAAGTGAAATTGAATTCTTTGATCAATTAGAAGCTGGTGGAGAAGCATTAGCACATGCAGATCTAGTCTCTTCCATGGACAACACAACAATGCAGGTGCATGCAGATCAAAAGGGTAGCAGTAGCACTAAAAAGAG ATGGGTTTCAACTTGGGTTCAAACCGCAGGATTTCCTCTTTTGATGATCCCAATTTGTGTTCCTTATCTCTTTAAATTCACCAAGAGGGTACCCTTCACTGATTTCACTCCAAGAATGTTGATTCTCTCAATTTCAATCGGTGttatgttaggattcaacaatcTTTTCTTCTCATGGGGAAATTCATACCTTCCCGTTTCAACCTCAGCCCTTTTGCTATCTTCCCAACTACTCTTCAACCTTCTCTTCTCTGTCATCATAGTGAAGCAAGAAATAACCTTTTCAAACGTGAATTGTGTGATCCTTCTCACCCTAAGTTCCATCCTCCTAGCCTTGGACTCTAGCCACGAGAGACCACAAGGGCTCACCCAAAAGAACTACTTCATTGGATTCTTTTGCACCATAGGCGCAGGCTTGATGTTTGCCTTGTACTTGCCACTGATGGAGAAGATTTACAAGAAGGTGAATTGCTACCAAATGGTGATGGAAATGCAAGTGATAATGGAGGCTGCAGCAACAGCATTGGCCATAGTTGGCATGACATGGGATGGTGGATTCTCTGAGATGAAGGTAGAGAGCCAAATGGTGTTTGACAAAGGAAGCAGAGTTTATTGGGTGACAGTGATGGGAAATGTGGTGACATGGCAGCTATGTTTCATGGGAACTGCAGGAATGGTGTTTCTGACATCTTCATTGACTGGGGGCATTTGCATGACATTTTTGTTGATCATGAATGTGTTAGGAGGGGTTGTGGTCTTCAGAGATGCATTTGGTGGAATCAAAGTTGTGTCCACTTTTCTCTGCATTTTGGGGTTCTGTTCTTATATTTGTGGCATCTACAAGTACAATCAAATGGGGGAACACAAATTAGCTCCAACCAGGAACAAGAATAGTAGTGATGATTCATCCACTGAGATGATCCACATTGTGAGTCGTTGA
- the LOC114387674 gene encoding probable purine permease 4 has protein sequence MDNIEHHHHEDQKSMTNKRYRPLLFLNYVLLFVGSVSSSLLTKYYFNHKGSSKWVSSWVQCAGFPFLVIPIFLPSLLNYTERKPFSDFTPKMLWYSFCVGVMLGFNNLLYSWGVAYLPISTSGILLSFQLAFTLILSAIIVKQKITFSNLNSMILITMSSAILAFNSSHEKSEGLTQKDYIIGFSCTIGASFLFSLYLPLMERIYERVYCYEMVMEMQIIMEIAATALVTGGMVYKGGFSEMREEAERVFDKGSTFYWLTVVSSVVTWQCCYMGTAGLVFLTSSVTGGVSANALLSLNVLAGWFVYHDAFNGFKIVATVLCIWGFCSYVYCMYFKRRQEEAAERRNSSGGSTTELVVK, from the coding sequence ATGGACAACATAGAACACCATCATCATGAAGAtcaaaaaagtatgacaaacaaGAGGTATAGGCCCCTCTTGTTTCTAAATTATGTTTTGCTCTTTGTGGGGTCAGTCTCCTCTAGTTTGCTCACAAAATATTACTTTAACCACAAAGGATCTAGCAAATGGGTCTCTTCATGGGTCCAGTGTGCAGGTTTTCCCTTCCTAGTCATTCCCATTTTTCTCCCAAGTCTCCTCAATTACACTGAGAGGAAGCCCTTCTCAGATTTCACTCCAAAGATGTTATGGTATTCATTTTGTGTTGGTGTTATGTTAGGGTTTAATAACCTTCTGTACTCATGGGGTGTGGCATATCTCCCAATCTCAACCTCAGGAATTCTCTTATCCTTTCAGCTTGCTTTCACCCTCATTCTCTCAGCCATCattgtaaaacaaaaaatcacattttcaaATCTTAATTCTATGATCCTCATCACCATGAGTTCCGCCATTCTAGCCTTTAACTCTAGTCACGAGAAGTCAGAAGGGCTAACCCAAAAGGACTACATCATAGGGTTCTCTTGCACCATAGGTGCAAGCTTCTTGTTTTCCTTGTACTTGCCACTGATGGAGAGGATCTACGAGAGGGTTTACTGCTACGAAATGGTGATGGAGATGCAGATCATAATGGAGATTGCGGCCACGGCGTTAGTCACTGGAGGCATGGTGTACAAAGGAGGGTTTTCTGAGATGAGGGAAGAAGCTGAGAGGGTTTTTGACAAGGGATCCACTTTTTACTGGTTGACGGTTGTGTCAAGTGTGGTGACATGGCAGTGTTGCTACATGGGAACTGCAGGGTTGGTCTTTCTCACATCTTCAGTAACTGGAGGGGTTTCTGCTAATGCTTTGTTGTCCCTGAATGTGTTGGCAGGGTGGTTTGTGTACCATGATGCCTTCAATGGTTTTAAGATTGTGGCCACTGTTTTGTGCATTTGGGGCTTCTGCTCTTATGTCTATTGCATGTACTTTAAAAGGAGGCAAGAGGAGGCAGCTGAAAGAAGGAACAGCAGTGGTGGATCTACCACAGAGTTGGTAGTTAAATAG